From a single Streptomyces sp. NBC_00377 genomic region:
- a CDS encoding DUF6529 family protein yields the protein MTVDPNAATQGFPGPARHDPHPARYLVPALVAAAVALALGVYGKVHDPAGTAFNLAGFSSTGAVKSWLATTAMSFALIQLVSALMLYGKLPGPAWSGTLHRWSGRAAFLIAVPVAVHCLYALGYQTYETRVLWHSLLGCFFFGAFSAKMLLLRSERLPGWLLPIVGGLVLAVLTIIWLTSALWFFRTFGVTT from the coding sequence ATGACCGTCGACCCGAACGCCGCCACCCAGGGATTCCCGGGGCCCGCGCGGCACGATCCGCATCCGGCCCGCTACCTGGTCCCGGCGCTCGTCGCCGCCGCGGTGGCGCTCGCCCTGGGCGTGTACGGCAAGGTCCACGACCCGGCCGGGACGGCCTTCAATCTGGCCGGCTTCAGCAGCACGGGCGCGGTCAAGTCGTGGCTGGCGACGACCGCGATGTCCTTCGCGCTGATCCAGCTGGTCTCGGCGCTGATGCTGTACGGAAAGCTGCCGGGGCCCGCCTGGTCCGGCACGCTGCACCGCTGGTCCGGCCGCGCGGCCTTTCTGATCGCGGTCCCGGTTGCGGTGCACTGCCTGTACGCGCTTGGCTATCAGACATACGAAACGCGCGTTTTGTGGCACTCCCTCCTGGGTTGTTTCTTCTTCGGCGCATTCAGTGCCAAGATGCTGCTGCTCCGTTCGGAGCGACTCCCGGGCTGGCTGCTTCCGATCGTCGGCGGGCTGGTCCTCGCCGTCCTGACGATCATCTGGCTGACCTCGGCCCTCTGGTTCTTCCGCACCTTCGGAGTGACGACATGA
- a CDS encoding ADP-ribosylglycohydrolase family protein, with amino-acid sequence MTTSTTVRKRATGSLLGLALGDALGFPTEFNDVPSIVAKCGPWRQMELPARAFVSDDTQMTLAVGRAMRTAMDRGLLVPTALARPLREEFVAWYRSPDNNRAPGRTCLTACELLEDERRDWRDASQAGSKGCGANMRVAPVGLAPGLSEEQRAGAAQLQSALTHGHPTALAASDLTAHAVRLLTQGAEPAALTGLLRTYALDNRSRYHHRWLGDLWTRSQDPSPEQFIARGWDDCLGVLERLQEALRDPAPESDPCLATGAGWIAEEAMATGLLCFLLFPDEPVAALRRAACSSGDSDSIACLAGAFAGAYAGADAWPTAWADRIEYQGELVTLGALWDQ; translated from the coding sequence ATGACCACCTCGACCACCGTCAGGAAGCGCGCCACCGGGTCCCTGCTGGGACTCGCGCTGGGGGACGCCCTCGGATTCCCCACCGAGTTCAACGACGTTCCGTCGATCGTCGCCAAGTGCGGCCCCTGGCGGCAGATGGAACTGCCCGCGCGCGCATTCGTGTCCGACGACACCCAGATGACCCTCGCGGTCGGGCGGGCCATGCGGACCGCCATGGACCGGGGGCTGCTCGTGCCCACGGCGCTGGCCCGCCCGCTGCGGGAGGAGTTCGTGGCCTGGTACCGGTCGCCGGACAACAACCGGGCCCCGGGACGGACCTGTCTGACCGCCTGCGAACTGCTCGAGGACGAGCGCCGCGACTGGCGGGACGCCAGTCAGGCCGGCTCCAAGGGCTGCGGCGCCAACATGCGCGTCGCCCCCGTCGGCCTCGCCCCCGGGCTCAGCGAGGAGCAGCGCGCGGGCGCCGCCCAGCTCCAGTCCGCCCTCACCCACGGGCACCCCACCGCGCTCGCCGCCTCCGACCTCACCGCCCACGCCGTACGGCTGCTGACCCAGGGCGCCGAGCCGGCGGCCCTGACCGGCCTCCTGCGGACGTACGCCCTCGACAACCGTTCGCGCTACCACCACCGCTGGCTCGGCGACCTGTGGACCCGCAGCCAGGACCCGAGCCCGGAGCAGTTCATCGCGCGCGGCTGGGACGACTGCCTGGGCGTGCTGGAGCGTCTCCAGGAGGCCCTGCGCGACCCCGCGCCCGAGAGCGACCCGTGTCTGGCCACCGGGGCGGGATGGATCGCCGAGGAGGCCATGGCCACCGGCCTGCTGTGCTTCCTGCTCTTCCCCGACGAACCGGTGGCCGCGCTGCGCCGGGCCGCCTGCTCGTCCGGGGACTCCGACTCCATCGCCTGTCTGGCGGGCGCCTTCGCGGGCGCGTACGCCGGGGCCGACGCCTGGCCGACGGCATGGGCGGACCGGATCGAGTACCAGGGGGAACTGGTGACGCTCGGGGCGCTCTGGGACCAGTGA
- the aroH gene encoding chorismate mutase: MAVRAVRGAVQLERDEAGHMDEQVGALLTAVLERNSLSADDLISIWFTATPDLHSDFPAAAARKLGIVDVPLICAQELDIAGAMPRVVRVLAHVESDTARADISHVYLGAAAALRRDIAQ; the protein is encoded by the coding sequence GTGGCGGTACGAGCGGTCCGGGGAGCCGTGCAACTCGAGCGGGACGAGGCGGGCCACATGGACGAGCAGGTCGGGGCCCTGCTCACCGCCGTCCTGGAGCGCAACTCGCTCAGCGCCGACGACCTGATCAGCATCTGGTTCACGGCTACACCGGACCTGCACAGCGACTTCCCGGCGGCCGCGGCCCGCAAGCTGGGCATCGTCGACGTGCCGCTGATCTGCGCCCAGGAACTCGACATCGCGGGCGCCATGCCGCGCGTCGTCCGAGTCCTCGCCCACGTCGAGTCCGACACGGCGCGCGCGGACATCAGCCATGTCTACCTCGGCGCAGCCGCCGCCCTGCGCAGGGACATCGCGCAGTGA
- a CDS encoding Rieske (2Fe-2S) protein, translating into MTLPATRRTVLLATGGAAAALATGCGEYGGKDDSSSQQSSNASAGQELAKTTDIPVGGGKIFAEEKVVVTQPAKGDFKAFSAVCTHQGCTVGSIADGIIHCPCHKSEFRIADGSVAGGPAPKPLPAKNITVEGGAINLA; encoded by the coding sequence ATGACCCTCCCCGCGACACGGCGCACGGTTCTCCTGGCGACGGGCGGCGCGGCAGCAGCGCTCGCCACGGGCTGCGGCGAGTACGGCGGCAAGGACGACTCGTCGTCCCAGCAGTCCTCGAACGCCTCCGCCGGCCAGGAACTGGCGAAGACGACCGACATCCCCGTCGGCGGCGGCAAGATCTTCGCGGAGGAGAAGGTCGTCGTCACCCAGCCCGCGAAGGGCGACTTCAAGGCGTTCTCCGCGGTCTGCACCCACCAGGGCTGCACCGTCGGCAGCATCGCCGACGGCATCATCCACTGCCCCTGCCACAAGAGCGAGTTCCGCATCGCCGACGGCTCGGTGGCCGGCGGCCCGGCGCCCAAGCCGCTGCCCGCGAAGAACATCACGGTCGAGGGCGGCGCGATCAACCTGGCCTGA